The following are encoded in a window of Calderihabitans maritimus genomic DNA:
- a CDS encoding low molecular weight protein arginine phosphatase, protein MRKLLFICTGNTCRSSLAEVIARRILEERGKEKEVLVSSAGLAAIPGMPASPQAIEVAEQEGLDLKGHQARNATPEGLKEADLILTMTEQHKQMICELVPRIDDKVYTLKEYAADTREEIENNPDIADPFGESVEVYQECYEELKRYVTRAMDKFLEKEPGADSA, encoded by the coding sequence ATGCGAAAGCTGCTATTTATTTGTACCGGAAATACCTGCCGCAGTTCTCTGGCAGAGGTTATAGCCAGACGGATATTGGAGGAAAGAGGTAAAGAAAAGGAAGTATTGGTGAGTTCGGCGGGACTCGCGGCCATTCCGGGAATGCCTGCTTCACCTCAGGCGATTGAAGTGGCGGAGCAAGAGGGACTGGACCTTAAAGGCCACCAGGCCCGCAACGCAACACCGGAAGGGCTGAAGGAAGCCGACCTGATCCTAACCATGACTGAGCAACATAAACAAATGATTTGTGAGCTGGTACCCAGGATCGACGATAAAGTCTACACGCTTAAAGAATATGCTGCCGACACGCGGGAAGAAATAGAGAATAATCCCGATATAGCGGATCCTTTTGGGGAGTCAGTTGAGGTATACCAAGAGTGTTATGAAGAATTGAAGCGTTACGTAACCCGTGCTATGGACAAATTTCTTGAAAAGGAGCCCGGTGCCGATTCCGCATAG